CTTTGGGAACTCCGTCCTTTTGATAAAGCGGTACGTCTGCTCGGATTATCCCTCTCCCAACTGAATACGGAAGAAAAAAAGCAGGTTTCTGTTCAACTAAAAATCCCGTTTGAGGAATTTGAAAGTGATTAGGTCATATTTTTTCGCTAACTTGTATTAATCAAATCAGCAAATTTATGAACCCAACTATGATCCAATTTTTTCACTGGTATTCTGAAGGTGACGGAAAATTGTGGAAAGAAGCCGAAAAACAGGCCAGATATTTAGCAAAACTTGGAATCACTTCTGTATGGTTTCCTCCTGCTTACAAAGGAACAAATGGTGGTTATTCTATCGGGTATGACGCCTACGACCTGTATGATCTGGGAGAATTTGATCAAAAAGGAACCCTTCCCACTAAATACGGTACAAAAAATGACTATACAAAAGCCATTAAAACTCTAAAAAAACAGAATATACAAGTCATTGTGGACATCGTTCTGGGTCATAAAGCCGGTGGTGATGAGCTGGAAAAATTCAAAGTGGTAAAAGTAGATGAGGAAAACAGGGAAAAAGTAATTTCCGATGTTATCGAAATAGAATCTTACACAAAATTCACCTTTCCTGGAAGAGGAAAAAAATATTCTGATTTTGAATGGAATTTCACCTGTTTCAGCGGCGTAGATTATGCTGAAGGAATGGATTCTCACATTTATAAAATTCAATCCGAATACGGAAACGACTGGGAAGAAATGATTGATGATGAAAAAGGAAATTACGATTACCTGATGTATAATGATATTGAGCACCGGAATCCTTTTGTACGGGAAGAGCTCAACACGTGGGCAAAATGGTATTTTGACCAGACCGATTTTGACGGGGTAAGACTGGATGCTTTAAAGCACATTTCCTTTGATTTTTACAAAGAATGGCTTACCCTGCTTCGTTCCAACTCCGGAAAAAATATTTTCGCAGTAGGAGAATACTGGGCTCCGGGATATCTTCATCTGCTCCAAAAGTATATTGAAGTAACGGACGGATGTATGAGTCTTTTTGACAGTTCGCTACAGAATAATTTCCATACGGCTTCCAGGGAAGGTAGTTCTTATGATCTCAGAAGGATTTTTGATGAAACCCTTACCCAGGCAGATCCTATGCATTCTGTAAGTTTGGTAGCCAATCATGATACGCAGCCCTTGCAGGATCTTGAAGCTCCGGTAGAGCCATGGTTCAAGCCTCTTGCCTATGCCCTTATTTTGTTGAGAAAAGATGGCTATCCATGTGTATTTTACCCGGATCTTTATGGCACTCATTATGTGGATAAAGACAGAGAAGGTAATGATCAGGAAATATTTATGCCCAAAGTAGATGGCATTGAAGAATTATTAAAAGCGAGAAAAGATCATGCCTACGGAGAACAGCAGGATTATTTTGAAGATGCTAATTGTCTCGGCTGGGTACGTACAGGAGATGATGAACATACAGGATGCGCTGTGGTTTTAAGCAATAAAGATTCTTACAACAAACCTATGGAAGTAGGAACACTGTATGCCGGTAAAAAATTCAAAGATCTGCTGAAACGATTCAAAGAAAAAGTAACCATTGATGAAAACGGATGGGGAGATTTTCCTGCTCCGGCAGGAAATGTGAGTGTATGGATTCCTGAATGAGATTAATTTACCTGAAACCCTTGTCAAAGTTTGGAACCTTGACAAAGGTCTTTAAGATTTAGCAGTAAATGTATCTGCAATTCCAGACATCTTTAGCCCATTCACAGCATTGTCCGTCTTCTGTGGAAGTACAGCATACTTTACCCCAATTTAAGTCTCCGGCTTTTAAGCTCTTTAATTCCTGACGATCAAGCTTTCTTACTTTGAATTCTTTGTTTGTATTCATAATTATTATTTTTTATGGTTTAGTTATTAAATATACATTAAAAATAACAATTATGAATACATATCTCACACGAAAACAAGTGAATACTAAAAATATGTTTGACCACCCCGTCAAAAATTTTTTGAATTTTTGCCACCCCTCCGAGCAAGGGAAATGTTTACGTCTTCAGTTGGGATATTGATTAAGACGAGAAGCTTTCATGAGCCTTATTATGGTTTATATCTTTCGCAATTCCAGGATTTCTGGTTTTTCAGAGGGGTCTGATATTTTTCCGGTGCGGGCAAATTCAGCCCAGAGAGCCCTCAGCTTTTTACCGTTCTCATGAATTTGGTTCCAGGGAATGTCTTTCAGCAGTTCGGAAGATTTCCAGGCAGATTCATTTCCAAAAATCAAAGGAAGATCAATACAATGAGGTGCACCGATAGGGTTGTCTTTCAATTTAGAATGAATCCTGAAGAGATATACATTTCCACCAGCTTCAGCCAGATTTTGAGCAAACTGCTTTGCCGGATTTCCATAGATCAATGCTGTGGTCTTCTCAACGGTTTTATCCATGATTTTTAAACCGAATCCTTTTCCGAAATATTTGTTTAAAGCCTCTGAGGTTTTAAGATAAAAGGCCGTTTCATCATTATTTAAACCAATCAGTACATCAAATTTCTGGGCATTCTTTTTCCACATCTCCACCGATTCTTCTTCTGTACATAAAGGATAATGTCCGTATTGAGTTCCAAAGGGCATCGCAGCTTTCAAACCATATTTTATTACAGAAGGTACAGCTGTTTTGTACTCATCCATCATTTTTAAAACATCGGTTTCATCTTTCAAAAATTCTGTTTTTTTCAGAAATTCTGCAGTCATTTTCTGTCTTTTATGCCGTAATCCTAAAGGTGCACTCTGAATTATCACACGCCGAAATAAATTTTCCACTCTTTCTGAAATCATTAAATGGGCAATGGCATCTCCTCCTGAAGACTGCCCGAGAAGGGTAATATTATTTTCATCACCTCCCAGATCTGCAATATTGGTTTTTATCCATTTTAATGCTTCAATGATATCCAACAATCCAAGATTGGCAGGTCTTTCTTCATTGCCACCTAAAAATCCAAATAGCCCTAAACGATAGGAAACAGTAACTACAATAACATTTTGTTCTTTCACCCACTCAGAAGGATCGGCAGTGGCCAGATCTCCACAGCCAATCTCATGAGAACCTCCATGGATCCAGACTATAACAGGGAGTTTTTCATTTTCAGAAACAGTTTCTGGCCGGGTTATGGAAAGATATTGTGTTGATTCATCAGCTTCGAAAGTTTCAACAGGTGTTGCTCCAATCATCTTTTCCACGAGCGGACTTAGAGTCTGCGGACACACGGGAGTTTTTTCAGGAGAAATAATTATTGAAGATAAAGAAGGTTCTACCGCAACAGGTTTTTTAAATCTTTCAGAATGCGCATAACGAATACTTCGGGCTCTGATAATCCCTCCTACTTTTACTGCTAAAATTTTCCCGAAGTGGGTTTCGAAAATAATGGTATTCTGCTGATTGGGTGTCATCTTTACAAGTGTGAAAACTTTTCTCCTTAAATTTAATTATTTAAACACAAATTTCAAAAACCATCATTGTGTCATTCGTGAAAAAAACTAGTGCTATTAGTGTTGAAAAAATCTAAACACAAATTTCACAAAAGCAGGCACAAATATTAACGAATCATCGTAGTGTTATTAGTGAAAAAAATTAGTGTAATTCGTGTTAAAAAACTAGTTCAGGATTTTATATTCACTTGGGGAAATCCCCACTTTCGTTTTGAACAGTCTTGTAAAATGCTGTGGATATTTAAAGCCCAAGTCATAAGAAATTTCACTGATCGTTTTTGCCTGATCCAGAATCTGTTCTTTGGCAATATCGATAAGTTTGTTGTGGATAAATTCCTGAGCAGAAATGCCCAGTTCTTTTTTGATCAGATCTCCAAAATAATTCGCGGACAGATTCAACTTTTCTGCAAAGTAATTCACCATGGGGAAACCTATATTTTTTGGATTTTCAGATTTCAAATAATCATCTACCAGATTTTCAAATTTCCCAATGACTCCCTGGTTAATATGATCTCTTGTAATAAACTGTCGGTCATAAAAACGCATACAATAATTCAGGAACAGTTCAATATTATTAACAATCAAAGATTTGCTGTGCTTATCAATGGCCTGTTCCAGTTCCAGCTTAATATTTTTAAAACAATCCAGCACCACTTCTCTTTCTTTTTCTGAGAGATGGAGCGCTTCATGTACGTCATAAGAGAAAAATGAATAATCTTTGATATTCTTCCCCAAGTTGGTTCCTTTGATTAAGTCCGGGTGAAAAATCAGAGCAAAACCTGCAGGCTGAACAGATCTGTCTCTGTTATAAATTCCATACGTCTGACCGGGAGCAATAAATACTAATGTTCCTTCCTGATAATCATAGCTGTGTTTTCCATATTGCATGTCTCCGCACATTACGTCTTTCAGAAAAACGGTATAAAACCCAAATTTCCTTTTATACTGGCAAATAGGATCAGACTTGGAAAAATCAATAACACTCACCAGCGGGTGCAGAGTTTCGTGATTCGCCATTTTATTATATTCCGAGACCGTATTATAGATTTCAACCTCCTGATTTTCCATGAAGTATATTTTTATTACTATTCAAAATTACCACTTTCCTTTGTAATTAAAATAAGGTCTGTAAAATTGGTAAGTAATTCGGTAATCTGTATAAGTATGGTTTAAGTGAAAGTGTCGACTTTTGTATCGTTATGGAAACTTTTAATACCAACATTTTTCCGAAAGGAGAAAAAGCTTCTCCAGATTATTTCTCCGGAGGAACAGCCTGGGTTCATATTCTGAAACCCAATGAAGATAACCTGAACTGCCAGATCGGAAATGTAGTTTTCGAACCGGGATGCAGAAATAACTGGCATTCTCATGGAGGCGGACAGATTTTAATTGTAACTTCAGGAACCGGATATTATCAGGAAAAAGGAAAACCTGCTCAGATTTTAAATCCTGGAGATGTTGTTAATATTCCTCCTGATATCATCCACTGGCATGGAGCAGCTCCGGATAGTGAATTTACTCATATTGCTATTAATCCTAATACACAAAACGGGATTGTAGCATGGCTGGAGCCTGTAACAGATGAAGAGTATAACAATTTATAAACCTAAATAAACTAAATATAAAAAATGAGTACAATTACAGTAAAAGCTTATGGTGCAGAGTCTACCACAGCAGATCTGAAAGAAATGAATATTGTAAGAAGAGAAGTAACCTCAAAAGATGTAGAGATTGAAATTCTATACTGCGGGGTATGCCATTCTGACCTTCATACAGCAAGAAACGACTGGGGCGGGTCTTTGTATCCTGCAGTTCCGGGGCATGAAATTGTAGGAAGAATCACAAAGGTAGGAAGCGAAGTTTCCAAATTTAAAGTTGGTGATCTTGCTGGTGTAGGATGTATTGTAGATTCGTGTGGACACTGTGACAGCTGCAAGCATGATCTTGAACAATACTGTCTGAACGGGTTCACCGGAACATACAATGGAAAAGACAAACATTTGGGAGGTCATACTTTTGGAGGATATTCTCAAAAAGTAGTTGTGGATTCCCACCATGTTTTAAAAGTACCTGAAAATCTTGATCTGGCAGCCGTAGCACCACTACTTTGTGCAGGTATTACCACATGGTCACCTTTAAAACACTGGAATGTAGGTCCAGGTTCTAAAGTAGCTGTTGTAGGATTGGGAGGTCTTGGACACATGGCAATTAAACTGGCAAAAGGATTGGGAGCTGAAGTTACTTTATTCTCCAGAACTCCGGGTAAAACTGAAGATGCCAAACAATTGGGTGCCGATCATGTTGTGATTTCTACAGATGAAGCTCAAATGGATTCTGTAAAAGGAAAATTCGATGTAATTATTGACACAGTTCCTTATGTACATGACATCAATCCGTATGTGACTACTTTAAATATCAATGGAACTCATGTTTTGGTAGGATATCTTGGAGGTTTAGAACCTATTTTGAATACAGTTCCTATGATTTTGGGAAGAAAGTCAGTAGCGGGTTCTGTAATCGGTGGTATTGCTGAAACTCAGGAATTACTGGATTTCTGTGGAGAGCACAATATTGTTTCAGAAATTGAGATGATCAAAATGCAGGACATCAACGAAGCGTATGAAAGAATGCTTAAAAGTGATGTGAGATACCGTTTCGTTATTGACATGCAGTCTTTATAATTCTTCTATAAGATATTAACAGAAACAGGCTCTTCAGATTGAAGAGCCTGTTTTTATTTTTTCAGATTTTGGCTAAAAGCATTCTGATCCTGATTTGTGATGTATCTGTTTCCTTCAGCACATTTGATATCATTTCTTTCCATATCCTGAAAAGCCCAAGCTGCCATAGCATCAATAACGGGAGCCAATTCATTACCTGCTTCACTCAGTTTATACGTCACATGAGGAGGGATTACAGGTTTTGCCGTTCTGATAATTAATCCGTCTGTTTCAAGCTGTTTCAAATGTTGAATGAGCATTTTTTCCGTTACTGCAGGAATGGCTTTTTTCAATTCGCTGTATCTTTTTTCTCCTGTGGAAAGATTGAACAGGATAATCGGTTTCCAAAATCCGCCAATTCTTTCCATAACATACATTACAGGACAATCCTGCACTGTCTTTTTATTCTCCTGGATGGTTGAACTTTCTTTGATAGCTGTCATATCTACATACTTTAGGGTAAGTACTTGCATAAAAGTAAGTACAAATATAACTTTGTTCTCAGAAATAAAAAAATATTTATTATGAAAATTATAATCACAGGATCACTAGGAAATGTAGCTAAACCATTAGCCCAACAGTTAATTGCCGAAGGGCATCATATTACTGTAATAAGCAGCAGCGAGGCCAGAAAACAGGAAGTTGAATCTCTGGGAGCAACACCAGCCATAGGATCTATTACAGACGTCAACTTTTTAACTCAAACTTTTGAAGGTGCAGATGCCGTTTTTGTAATGACTCCTCCAGCACTAAGCCCGGATAAAATTGTAGAAAACACTACCAATGCAGGGAAAAATTATGCAGAAGCTTTAAAAAAAGCCAATGTAAAAAGAGCTGTAATGCTAAGCAGCGTAGGTGCTGAATCTCCTGTAGAAAACGGCCCGATTGCAGGACTTCACAATATTGAAAAAATATACAATGAAGTAGAGAATACCTCTTTTACTTTTTTAAGAGCGGGATATTTTTATAATAATTTTTTCAATGATATTCCTTTAATTCAAAATGCAGGAATCATTGGGGCAAATTATCCTGCAGATATTGAAGTACCCGTAGTTCATCCCAACGATATTGCAAAAGCTGCCGCTGAAGAACTGGTAAAAGACGGAAATTCCAACAATATCAGATATATTGTAAGCGATGTAAGAAAAGCCTCTGATTTTGCTAAAGTTTTAGGAACTTCTGTTAATAAACCTGAACTTCCATGGGTAGAATTCTCCGATGAAGATTCTTTAAACGGAATGCTTCAAGCCGGACTGCCGGAAGATATGGCTAAACTGTATGTTGAAATGGGTAGAGGAATAAGAACCGGTGTTGTACAGAAAGATTTTATTGATCACGGTTCTCCAGTTACAGGAAATGTTAAGCTAGAAGATTTTGCAAAGGAGTTTTCTTCTAAATTCTAATTTCTTTTGTCTTGAAACAAAAGTTCAAGACTGGAATTAAAATGCTAAAAATAATTTTTGTTCTCTAAAAATTCTAAACTCGCGCGGATTCACTATTAATTTATTATAGAATTTAATTCCCGCGCTTCAAACAGTAGAATTTTCTTAACGTTCACAAAACTTATTTTTTTAACGCTTTCAATTCCTAAGTCAATTCCTAAAAATAGTTTCGGCGCACCAAAGGTGCGCCGAAACTATTTTAACTATTATATATCTTAATCTCTAAGATTATTTTTTCTCTTTCAGAGTTTCTTTTAAGACTTTCAGTTTTCCATCAATAGGCTGATCTATTTTTAATCCTAAAACCTCTGCAACCAAAGGATAAACATTAATGTTGGCAAATTCAGGGATCACCAGATTATTTTTAAATTCCGGACCCCAGGCAAAGAAAGTAGCTTTCATTTCAGGAACTACTTTAGGATTGTAGCCATGTTTCCCTACTGATGATTTTTTTCCTTTTTCCAGGAAAATTTTCGGTGCTTTCGGGATCAGAAGAATTTGTCCTATTCTGTTATACTGGTCATCTCTTGTTGCGAAGTGCAGGTATTTAGGAAGTTTTTTATCTAAATACACCTCGTAATCATCTGTTTTATTAGCTTTCAGTTCTTTGTAAACCTTTTTTACCTCATCCGGGTTTTTAACATACACTCTCAGTAAAGTCTGGGAATTGTAAAAATCAAATCTGTTTTTATCAAAAAGAAGAGCTGGAATTTCCAAAGGGGTACCCCCATCTACTTTAA
The nucleotide sequence above comes from Chryseobacterium sp. 7. Encoded proteins:
- a CDS encoding alpha-amylase — protein: MIQFFHWYSEGDGKLWKEAEKQARYLAKLGITSVWFPPAYKGTNGGYSIGYDAYDLYDLGEFDQKGTLPTKYGTKNDYTKAIKTLKKQNIQVIVDIVLGHKAGGDELEKFKVVKVDEENREKVISDVIEIESYTKFTFPGRGKKYSDFEWNFTCFSGVDYAEGMDSHIYKIQSEYGNDWEEMIDDEKGNYDYLMYNDIEHRNPFVREELNTWAKWYFDQTDFDGVRLDALKHISFDFYKEWLTLLRSNSGKNIFAVGEYWAPGYLHLLQKYIEVTDGCMSLFDSSLQNNFHTASREGSSYDLRRIFDETLTQADPMHSVSLVANHDTQPLQDLEAPVEPWFKPLAYALILLRKDGYPCVFYPDLYGTHYVDKDREGNDQEIFMPKVDGIEELLKARKDHAYGEQQDYFEDANCLGWVRTGDDEHTGCAVVLSNKDSYNKPMEVGTLYAGKKFKDLLKRFKEKVTIDENGWGDFPAPAGNVSVWIPE
- a CDS encoding carboxylesterase family protein translates to MTPNQQNTIIFETHFGKILAVKVGGIIRARSIRYAHSERFKKPVAVEPSLSSIIISPEKTPVCPQTLSPLVEKMIGATPVETFEADESTQYLSITRPETVSENEKLPVIVWIHGGSHEIGCGDLATADPSEWVKEQNVIVVTVSYRLGLFGFLGGNEERPANLGLLDIIEALKWIKTNIADLGGDENNITLLGQSSGGDAIAHLMISERVENLFRRVIIQSAPLGLRHKRQKMTAEFLKKTEFLKDETDVLKMMDEYKTAVPSVIKYGLKAAMPFGTQYGHYPLCTEEESVEMWKKNAQKFDVLIGLNNDETAFYLKTSEALNKYFGKGFGLKIMDKTVEKTTALIYGNPAKQFAQNLAEAGGNVYLFRIHSKLKDNPIGAPHCIDLPLIFGNESAWKSSELLKDIPWNQIHENGKKLRALWAEFARTGKISDPSEKPEILELRKI
- a CDS encoding helix-turn-helix domain-containing protein, with protein sequence MENQEVEIYNTVSEYNKMANHETLHPLVSVIDFSKSDPICQYKRKFGFYTVFLKDVMCGDMQYGKHSYDYQEGTLVFIAPGQTYGIYNRDRSVQPAGFALIFHPDLIKGTNLGKNIKDYSFFSYDVHEALHLSEKEREVVLDCFKNIKLELEQAIDKHSKSLIVNNIELFLNYCMRFYDRQFITRDHINQGVIGKFENLVDDYLKSENPKNIGFPMVNYFAEKLNLSANYFGDLIKKELGISAQEFIHNKLIDIAKEQILDQAKTISEISYDLGFKYPQHFTRLFKTKVGISPSEYKILN
- a CDS encoding cupin domain-containing protein gives rise to the protein METFNTNIFPKGEKASPDYFSGGTAWVHILKPNEDNLNCQIGNVVFEPGCRNNWHSHGGGQILIVTSGTGYYQEKGKPAQILNPGDVVNIPPDIIHWHGAAPDSEFTHIAINPNTQNGIVAWLEPVTDEEYNNL
- a CDS encoding NAD(P)-dependent alcohol dehydrogenase, with product MSTITVKAYGAESTTADLKEMNIVRREVTSKDVEIEILYCGVCHSDLHTARNDWGGSLYPAVPGHEIVGRITKVGSEVSKFKVGDLAGVGCIVDSCGHCDSCKHDLEQYCLNGFTGTYNGKDKHLGGHTFGGYSQKVVVDSHHVLKVPENLDLAAVAPLLCAGITTWSPLKHWNVGPGSKVAVVGLGGLGHMAIKLAKGLGAEVTLFSRTPGKTEDAKQLGADHVVISTDEAQMDSVKGKFDVIIDTVPYVHDINPYVTTLNINGTHVLVGYLGGLEPILNTVPMILGRKSVAGSVIGGIAETQELLDFCGEHNIVSEIEMIKMQDINEAYERMLKSDVRYRFVIDMQSL
- a CDS encoding winged helix-turn-helix transcriptional regulator, whose amino-acid sequence is MQVLTLKYVDMTAIKESSTIQENKKTVQDCPVMYVMERIGGFWKPIILFNLSTGEKRYSELKKAIPAVTEKMLIQHLKQLETDGLIIRTAKPVIPPHVTYKLSEAGNELAPVIDAMAAWAFQDMERNDIKCAEGNRYITNQDQNAFSQNLKK
- a CDS encoding NAD(P)H-binding protein — protein: MKIIITGSLGNVAKPLAQQLIAEGHHITVISSSEARKQEVESLGATPAIGSITDVNFLTQTFEGADAVFVMTPPALSPDKIVENTTNAGKNYAEALKKANVKRAVMLSSVGAESPVENGPIAGLHNIEKIYNEVENTSFTFLRAGYFYNNFFNDIPLIQNAGIIGANYPADIEVPVVHPNDIAKAAAEELVKDGNSNNIRYIVSDVRKASDFAKVLGTSVNKPELPWVEFSDEDSLNGMLQAGLPEDMAKLYVEMGRGIRTGVVQKDFIDHGSPVTGNVKLEDFAKEFSSKF